The following coding sequences lie in one Frondihabitans peucedani genomic window:
- a CDS encoding allantoate amidohydrolase, whose product MTVDARTILERCDALARETSSPDGIERVYLSPEHAAVNRATAGWMRSAGLVPRVDAVGNLLGRFEGRDPALPALLLGSHLDTVPNAGRFDGILGVMIAIAAVDRIRDRGDELPFAIEVLAFGDEEGTRFGTALLGSRAVAGTWLPEWWSLADASGTSLREAFVEFGLDPDLVGEAALDPADVVGYLEVHIEQGPYLEEADRALAVVSSIAGARRFALTLTGEAGHAGGVPFHRRHDALAGASEIVLAVERLARDAGCIATVGRLQAFPGGVNVIPGRVDFSLDLRGETDEARDAVWAEIQAVADDVCKRRGLMFEVDETHSAPAVRAASRLQDVVRSGILRTGDTDPTVLFSKAGHDAMAIADLTDWAMLFVRNGLGGISHHPDETVTEADVATALDAFEAAVLALAATHDS is encoded by the coding sequence GTGACGGTCGACGCCCGCACCATCCTCGAACGCTGCGACGCGCTCGCCCGCGAGACCTCCTCGCCCGACGGCATCGAGCGCGTCTACCTCTCGCCCGAGCACGCGGCCGTGAACCGCGCGACGGCCGGCTGGATGCGGTCGGCAGGCCTTGTGCCCCGGGTGGATGCGGTCGGTAACCTCCTTGGGAGGTTCGAGGGCCGGGATCCTGCGCTGCCCGCCCTGCTCCTCGGATCGCACCTCGACACGGTGCCGAACGCCGGACGCTTCGACGGGATCCTCGGCGTCATGATCGCCATCGCGGCCGTCGACCGCATCCGCGATCGGGGCGACGAGCTGCCCTTCGCGATCGAGGTGCTGGCCTTCGGCGACGAGGAGGGCACCCGCTTCGGCACAGCGCTCCTCGGGTCGCGCGCGGTCGCCGGCACCTGGCTGCCCGAGTGGTGGAGCCTCGCCGACGCCTCGGGCACGAGCCTCCGCGAGGCCTTCGTCGAGTTCGGCCTCGACCCCGACCTCGTCGGCGAGGCCGCGCTCGACCCGGCCGACGTCGTCGGCTACCTCGAGGTTCACATCGAGCAGGGCCCGTACCTCGAGGAGGCCGACCGCGCGCTCGCGGTCGTCTCGTCGATCGCCGGAGCCCGCCGCTTCGCCCTGACGCTCACCGGCGAGGCCGGGCACGCGGGCGGCGTCCCGTTCCACCGGCGGCACGACGCCCTCGCCGGCGCCAGCGAGATCGTGCTCGCCGTCGAGCGTCTCGCGCGCGACGCGGGCTGCATCGCCACGGTCGGGCGGCTGCAGGCGTTCCCCGGCGGGGTCAACGTGATCCCCGGCCGGGTCGACTTCAGCCTCGACCTCCGCGGCGAGACCGACGAGGCCCGCGATGCCGTCTGGGCCGAGATCCAAGCGGTGGCCGACGACGTGTGCAAGCGCCGCGGACTCATGTTCGAGGTCGACGAGACGCACAGCGCGCCGGCTGTCAGAGCGGCGTCGAGACTGCAGGATGTCGTGCGCTCCGGGATCCTGCGCACCGGCGACACCGATCCGACGGTGCTGTTCTCGAAGGCCGGCCACGACGCCATGGCGATCGCCGACCTGACCGACTGGGCGATGCTCTTCGTGCGGAACGGCCTCGGCGGGATCAGCCACCACCCCGACGAGACGGTCACCGAGGCCGACGTGGCCACCGCGCTCGACGCGTTCGAGGCGGCGGTGCTCGCCCTCGCGGCGACGCACGACTCGTGA
- a CDS encoding alanine--glyoxylate aminotransferase family protein, which produces MGPGPINADPRVTRAMSAQLVGQYDPWMTATMDETQVLYRQVFQTQNEQTVLVDGTSRAGIEAALVSLIEPGDRVLVPVFGRFGHLLKEISERCGAEVHTIEVPWGQVFTPSAIEAAIREVKPKLLAVVHGDTSTTVAQPLEELGAICEREGVLFYTDVTASLAGNAFHTDELGLDAVTAGLQKCLAGPSGSAPATFSPRAVEVITARKSVEAGIRREGDAVSAHPIRSNYFDLAMIFDYWGPQRLNHHTEATTMLYGARECARLLVEEGIDEAVARHALHGGAMLAGLRGLGLEIFGDVSHKMNNVTAVMIPDGIDGDGARAAMLDDFGIEIGTSFGPLHGKVWRIGTMGYNARKDAVLTTLASLEAVLRRGGVAVTGGGGVGAAYDVYQDAGAA; this is translated from the coding sequence ATGGGCCCCGGCCCGATCAACGCCGACCCGCGCGTGACGCGCGCGATGTCGGCGCAGCTGGTCGGCCAGTACGACCCGTGGATGACCGCCACGATGGACGAGACCCAGGTGCTCTACCGCCAGGTCTTCCAGACGCAGAACGAGCAGACGGTCCTCGTCGACGGCACGTCGCGCGCCGGCATCGAGGCGGCGCTGGTGTCGCTGATCGAGCCGGGCGACCGCGTGCTGGTGCCGGTCTTCGGCCGCTTCGGGCACCTCCTGAAGGAGATCTCCGAGCGCTGCGGCGCCGAGGTGCACACCATCGAGGTGCCCTGGGGGCAGGTCTTCACGCCGAGCGCGATCGAGGCGGCCATCCGCGAGGTGAAGCCGAAGCTCCTCGCGGTCGTGCACGGAGACACCTCGACCACCGTCGCCCAGCCCCTCGAGGAGCTCGGCGCCATCTGTGAGCGCGAAGGAGTCCTCTTCTACACCGACGTCACCGCGTCCCTGGCCGGGAACGCCTTCCACACCGACGAGCTCGGCCTCGACGCCGTGACCGCGGGGCTCCAGAAGTGCCTGGCCGGCCCGTCAGGATCCGCTCCCGCCACCTTCTCCCCGCGCGCCGTCGAGGTCATCACGGCCCGCAAGTCGGTGGAGGCGGGCATCCGTCGCGAGGGCGACGCCGTCAGCGCGCACCCGATCCGCTCGAACTACTTCGACCTCGCCATGATCTTCGACTACTGGGGACCTCAGCGCCTCAATCACCACACCGAGGCGACGACCATGCTCTACGGCGCCCGTGAGTGCGCCCGGCTCCTCGTCGAGGAGGGCATCGACGAGGCGGTCGCTCGGCACGCGCTGCACGGCGGCGCCATGCTGGCCGGGCTCCGCGGTCTCGGCCTCGAGATCTTCGGCGACGTCTCGCACAAGATGAACAACGTCACCGCCGTGATGATCCCCGACGGCATCGACGGCGACGGAGCCCGCGCCGCCATGCTCGACGACTTCGGCATCGAGATCGGCACGTCGTTCGGTCCGCTGCACGGCAAAGTGTGGCGGATCGGCACCATGGGCTACAACGCCCGAAAGGACGCCGTCCTGACGACGCTCGCCTCCCTCGAGGCCGTGCTCCGCCGCGGGGGAGTCGCCGTCACCGGCGGTGGCGGCGTCGGGGCCGCCTACGACGTCTACCAGGATGCGGGCGCCGCGTGA
- a CDS encoding SDR family oxidoreductase → MRVGITGASGFVGRHLAERYDPVDVVSVSRSAGVQIDDVDALTEAFRGVDAVAHCAGINREIGDQTFDRVHVRGTAAVLEAARRAGVSKVVLLSFLRARPGSGSPYHESKWTAEEMIRSSGLDYTILKAGMIYGHGDHLVDHISHTVQTVPLFASVGLREKTISPIPVAELVDVIVAALDGRLSRQTVAVRGGETLLLSEAVRRIARIVERPVTIFPAPVWAHRILGQVTEWTMRVPLVAKAQVQMLSEGVTEATQPAGELPDDLRPRLPFDDEQIRGALPPRGGFTWRDLRLASRAG, encoded by the coding sequence ATGCGCGTGGGGATCACAGGAGCGTCGGGGTTCGTCGGACGACACCTGGCGGAGCGGTACGACCCGGTCGACGTCGTGAGCGTCTCCCGGAGCGCCGGCGTGCAGATCGACGACGTCGACGCGCTCACCGAGGCGTTCCGCGGAGTCGACGCCGTGGCGCACTGCGCCGGGATCAACCGCGAGATCGGCGACCAGACGTTCGATCGCGTCCACGTCCGTGGCACTGCCGCCGTTCTCGAGGCCGCCCGTCGCGCCGGTGTGTCGAAGGTGGTGCTGCTCAGCTTCTTGCGGGCGCGTCCCGGTTCAGGATCGCCGTACCACGAGTCGAAGTGGACGGCCGAGGAGATGATCCGATCGTCGGGCCTCGACTACACGATCCTGAAGGCCGGAATGATCTACGGCCACGGCGACCACCTCGTCGACCACATCAGTCACACCGTGCAGACGGTCCCGCTCTTCGCCTCGGTCGGCCTGCGCGAGAAGACGATCAGCCCGATCCCCGTCGCCGAGCTCGTGGACGTCATCGTGGCAGCGCTCGACGGGCGCCTGTCCCGGCAGACGGTGGCGGTGCGCGGCGGCGAGACCCTCCTGCTCAGCGAGGCCGTGCGTCGGATCGCCCGGATCGTCGAGCGTCCGGTGACCATCTTCCCGGCGCCGGTCTGGGCGCACAGGATCCTGGGCCAGGTCACCGAGTGGACGATGCGAGTGCCACTCGTCGCCAAGGCGCAGGTGCAGATGCTGTCCGAGGGCGTGACCGAGGCGACGCAGCCGGCCGGTGAGCTCCCCGACGACCTCCGGCCCCGTCTCCCGTTCGACGACGAGCAGATCCGTGGTGCGCTACCGCCCCGAGGCGGCTTCACCTGGCGCGACCTGCGGCTGGCATCGCGGGCGGGCTGA
- a CDS encoding helix-turn-helix transcriptional regulator: MTRKKPVQEGVVLSAQQAEILAGIGAGETYSTVAKRLSLSTSTIGYHVGRLQQKLHAGNVPALIALVMVAGILTTDQFPIQATGDLVIDPSLIPD, encoded by the coding sequence ATGACGCGGAAGAAGCCGGTGCAGGAGGGTGTGGTCCTCTCGGCGCAGCAGGCGGAGATCCTCGCGGGCATCGGCGCCGGCGAGACCTACAGCACCGTGGCGAAGCGCCTCTCGCTGAGCACGTCGACGATCGGCTACCACGTAGGGCGACTGCAGCAGAAGCTGCACGCCGGCAACGTCCCGGCCCTCATCGCGCTGGTCATGGTCGCCGGGATCCTCACGACCGACCAGTTCCCCATCCAGGCCACCGGCGACCTCGTCATCGACCCGTCCCTCATCCCCGACTGA
- a CDS encoding epoxide hydrolase family protein: MSRDEAPHDTAIRPFAVHVPQSEIDDLRDRLANVRWPDAETVDDWSQGVRVDSARSLVDHWQHHYDWRRFESRVNGLPQFTATIDGLDIHFVHVRSANPGAMPLLLTHGWPGSFIDFLALIDPLTDPVAHGGSVEDSFDVVIPSLPGFGFSGKPTETGWTVPRVAAAWAELMARLGYERWTAHGGDWGAVVTTALGILRPEGLAGIHLSSQYVFPTTIPDELSPEEEHAVATLALYTGYLGGSNHLQATKPQTVGFALADSPVGQAAWIYEKFQSKSDNDGRAEDALAIDEILDTISLYWFTNSAASSARIYWENSSGGLAGPRLSLPVAVTVFPKDIPLPPRSWIEDAYSDLIHYGEAERGGHFGALEQPGFLVRELRDGLRTLRR; encoded by the coding sequence GTGTCCCGAGACGAAGCACCCCACGACACTGCGATCCGCCCCTTCGCTGTCCACGTGCCCCAGTCGGAGATCGACGACCTCCGCGATCGCCTCGCCAACGTGCGGTGGCCGGATGCGGAGACCGTCGACGACTGGTCGCAGGGCGTCCGGGTCGACAGCGCCAGGTCCCTGGTCGACCACTGGCAGCATCACTACGACTGGCGTCGCTTCGAGAGCCGGGTCAACGGCCTGCCCCAGTTCACGGCGACGATCGACGGTCTCGACATCCACTTCGTCCACGTCCGGTCCGCGAACCCCGGCGCGATGCCCCTCCTCCTCACGCACGGCTGGCCCGGGTCGTTCATCGACTTCCTCGCGCTGATCGACCCGCTGACCGACCCGGTCGCGCACGGCGGATCGGTCGAGGACTCGTTCGACGTCGTCATCCCGTCACTGCCCGGCTTCGGCTTCTCGGGCAAGCCGACGGAGACCGGATGGACCGTCCCGCGGGTCGCAGCCGCCTGGGCGGAGCTCATGGCTCGTCTCGGCTACGAGAGATGGACGGCCCACGGCGGCGACTGGGGAGCCGTCGTCACCACGGCCCTGGGCATCCTGCGACCGGAGGGCCTCGCCGGCATCCACCTGAGCTCGCAGTACGTCTTCCCGACGACCATCCCCGACGAGTTGTCGCCGGAGGAGGAGCACGCCGTCGCCACCCTCGCCCTCTACACGGGCTACCTCGGCGGGTCGAACCACCTCCAGGCCACGAAGCCGCAGACCGTCGGGTTCGCGCTGGCCGACTCCCCGGTCGGGCAGGCCGCGTGGATCTACGAGAAGTTCCAGTCGAAGAGCGACAACGACGGGCGAGCCGAGGACGCCCTCGCCATAGACGAAATCCTCGACACCATCTCGCTGTACTGGTTCACGAACAGTGCGGCCTCCTCGGCCCGCATCTACTGGGAGAACAGCTCCGGGGGCCTCGCGGGCCCTCGCCTGTCACTGCCGGTGGCGGTCACGGTGTTCCCGAAGGACATCCCCCTTCCGCCGCGTTCGTGGATCGAGGACGCCTACAGCGACCTGATCCACTACGGCGAAGCGGAGCGGGGCGGCCACTTCGGGGCGTTGGAGCAGCCCGGGTTCCTGGTCCGGGAGCTCCGGGACGGGCTCCGGACCCTGCGCCGCTGA
- a CDS encoding MurR/RpiR family transcriptional regulator, with amino-acid sequence MTASTGGDIRTRIDSGYGELRPQEQRAADFILDHLDDLAVYSATEIATASGVSKATVSRLFRRLGFADAQDVREHARSLRRRGVPVGPTSAASGGLAQHLAVERANLDALLAGLGDGRLEEAAALVAAAREVVVIGFRNSYPVALHLRQQLAQARPDVRIAPAPGQSVGEKLAGLGPRDAVVLVGFRRRPAGFAGVLASLEAQDVPVVLVVDPAARLPSADSTRVLVCPVDSVAAFDSYAAAMSLANLLAAAVLAVAPGAGRARIGGITALYSELGELE; translated from the coding sequence GTGACGGCGAGCACGGGCGGCGACATCCGCACCCGGATCGACTCCGGCTACGGCGAGCTCCGGCCGCAGGAGCAGCGCGCCGCCGACTTCATCCTCGACCACCTCGACGACCTCGCCGTCTACTCCGCAACCGAGATCGCGACCGCCAGCGGGGTCTCCAAGGCCACCGTCTCGCGGCTGTTCCGACGGCTCGGGTTCGCCGACGCGCAGGATGTCCGGGAGCACGCCCGCTCCCTCCGCCGCCGCGGCGTCCCCGTGGGCCCGACCTCCGCCGCCTCCGGCGGGCTCGCGCAGCACCTCGCCGTCGAGCGCGCGAATCTCGACGCGCTCCTCGCCGGCCTCGGCGACGGGCGCCTCGAGGAGGCCGCGGCCCTGGTCGCCGCGGCGCGAGAGGTGGTCGTCATCGGCTTCCGGAACAGCTACCCCGTCGCCCTGCACCTCCGCCAGCAGCTCGCGCAGGCGCGACCCGACGTGCGGATCGCGCCGGCCCCGGGGCAGTCGGTCGGCGAGAAGCTGGCCGGGCTCGGGCCCCGCGACGCGGTGGTGCTGGTCGGGTTCCGCCGACGACCCGCCGGCTTCGCAGGCGTCCTCGCGAGTCTGGAGGCGCAGGATGTCCCGGTCGTGCTGGTCGTCGATCCTGCGGCTCGGCTCCCATCCGCCGACTCGACGCGGGTGCTCGTCTGCCCGGTGGACAGCGTGGCGGCGTTCGACTCGTACGCGGCCGCGATGAGCCTCGCCAACCTGCTCGCCGCGGCGGTGCTGGCCGTCGCGCCGGGGGCCGGGCGCGCCAGGATCGGCGGCATCACGGCGCTGTACTCCGAGCTCGGCGAGCTGGAGTAG
- the allB gene encoding allantoinase AllB — protein sequence MPLSDMPVPDLVIRSRAVLVDGAFRPAAVVVHDGVVVAVEELDAAVEAAAEVILPPEQVLIPGIVDSHVHVNEPGRTDWEGFASATRAAARGGVTTIIDMPLNSIPPTTTPEALDLKREAAAPQAVIDVGFWGGAIPSSLGHLRELHDAGVFGFKAFLSPSGVDEFPHLSTAQLHEAMAEIAAFDGLLIVHAEDPERLDDAPEPEGASYSAFVRSRPDASELSAIEHVIDAVSQTGGRAHILHLSSARALPAIRDAKARGLRLTVETCPHYLSFDEEHIPDGGTQYKCCPPIRDAANQELLWEALVDGTIDLVASDHSPSTAELKFAGDGDFDQAWGGISGLELSFRAVWTGACERRIPLESVVGWMSGATAGLVGLADRGRIAVGARADLVAFDPEAEVTVSAAALAHKNPVSAFDGSRLRGSVERVWLRGEPVDETAAAGQLLSRG from the coding sequence ATGCCCCTCTCTGACATGCCCGTGCCCGACCTCGTGATCCGCTCCCGGGCGGTCCTCGTCGACGGGGCGTTCCGGCCGGCGGCGGTCGTCGTGCACGACGGTGTCGTCGTCGCGGTCGAGGAGCTCGACGCAGCTGTCGAGGCTGCCGCCGAGGTGATCCTGCCGCCCGAGCAGGTGCTGATCCCGGGCATCGTCGACTCGCACGTGCACGTCAACGAGCCGGGCCGGACCGACTGGGAGGGCTTCGCGAGCGCCACCCGCGCGGCGGCCCGGGGCGGTGTCACGACGATCATCGACATGCCGCTCAACAGCATCCCTCCGACCACCACCCCGGAAGCGCTCGACCTCAAGCGCGAGGCCGCGGCACCGCAGGCTGTGATCGACGTCGGGTTCTGGGGCGGCGCGATCCCGTCGTCGCTCGGGCACCTCCGCGAGCTGCACGACGCGGGCGTCTTCGGGTTCAAGGCGTTCCTGTCGCCGTCGGGGGTCGACGAGTTCCCGCACCTGTCGACCGCGCAGCTGCACGAGGCCATGGCCGAGATCGCGGCGTTCGACGGTCTGCTCATCGTGCACGCGGAAGATCCCGAGCGGCTCGACGACGCCCCGGAGCCCGAAGGCGCTTCGTACTCGGCGTTCGTCCGCTCGCGCCCGGATGCCAGCGAGCTGTCGGCGATCGAGCACGTCATCGACGCCGTGTCGCAGACGGGCGGGCGCGCCCACATCCTGCACCTGTCGTCGGCCCGCGCCCTGCCGGCCATCCGCGACGCGAAGGCGCGGGGCCTCCGGCTCACCGTCGAGACCTGCCCGCACTACCTGTCGTTCGACGAAGAGCACATCCCCGACGGCGGCACGCAGTACAAATGCTGCCCGCCGATCCGCGACGCCGCGAACCAGGAGCTCCTCTGGGAGGCCCTCGTCGACGGCACCATCGACCTCGTCGCCTCCGACCACTCCCCCTCGACCGCCGAGCTGAAGTTCGCGGGCGACGGCGACTTCGACCAGGCCTGGGGCGGCATCTCGGGCCTCGAGCTGAGCTTCCGGGCGGTCTGGACGGGGGCTTGCGAGCGCAGGATCCCGCTCGAGTCCGTCGTGGGCTGGATGTCGGGGGCGACCGCGGGCCTCGTCGGCCTCGCCGACCGGGGCAGGATCGCGGTCGGCGCCCGTGCCGACCTCGTCGCGTTCGATCCCGAGGCGGAGGTCACCGTGTCGGCCGCGGCTCTCGCGCACAAGAACCCGGTGAGCGCCTTCGACGGCAGCCGCCTGCGCGGCTCGGTCGAGCGGGTGTGGCTGCGCGGCGAGCCGGTCGACGAGACCGCCGCCGCGGGGCAGCTGCTGTCGCGCGGCTAG
- a CDS encoding sigma-70 family RNA polymerase sigma factor yields the protein MTDSEDTDDDHALLTRLAIGDRAALAAAFDRFAPTLTRYAWAVAPSRMDVEELVQDTLLTLWQKAASIELPTGSLLPWLLVVCRNHSRNLLRRQLRTQGDPLPDDLAAPPQEEDARERLRWVRDEIDALAPLDRRICELCLLEGHSYSEAAALLGLSAGAVTKRVSRSRARLKKAVMHDEH from the coding sequence ATGACCGATTCCGAAGACACCGACGACGACCACGCGCTGCTGACGCGCCTGGCGATCGGAGACCGCGCCGCGCTCGCCGCCGCGTTCGACCGGTTCGCGCCGACTCTGACGCGGTACGCCTGGGCCGTCGCGCCGAGCAGGATGGACGTGGAGGAGCTCGTCCAGGACACCCTGCTCACGCTGTGGCAGAAGGCCGCCTCGATCGAGCTGCCCACGGGCTCGCTTCTGCCGTGGCTGCTCGTGGTCTGCCGGAATCACTCGCGGAACCTGCTGCGCCGCCAGCTGCGCACCCAGGGCGATCCGCTTCCCGACGACCTCGCGGCTCCTCCCCAGGAGGAGGACGCCCGTGAGCGCCTCCGCTGGGTCCGCGACGAGATCGACGCTCTCGCGCCCCTGGATCGCAGGATCTGCGAACTCTGCCTCCTCGAGGGGCACTCCTACTCGGAGGCCGCCGCGCTGCTCGGCCTGAGCGCCGGCGCCGTCACCAAGCGGGTCTCCCGCTCGCGTGCCCGACTGAAGAAGGCTGTGATGCACGATGAACACTGA
- a CDS encoding methylenetetrahydrofolate reductase C-terminal domain-containing protein, whose product MESSVAVCPKRMQYGPCGGVEFDGRCEVAEHACVFLDTPTVRWAGGPVSPGAPAVPSVPEPGSDMRGLLRQRQIVVADLPARALSSASIEAVGGILRGTVDAVLAGDSGAERVQFSPAYRASLVQRAGLRVWTGLNCRDRNRVALEGELAALADAGVAAVHCVTGDHTDTGSRPDAQPVFDLDSTRLAALAREAGHLVSVAESPCAPPVSRRAARLAEKAKAGAEVCFVNHAGGAAPVAAFIREAQDHGAALAFLPCVPVVVDAASARLLESFTTLVLPPGYLGRILRARDPFAEGVAAAVELSQELLALHGVRGVNLSGGAGPDGAERFAEALAAIGTELAPTIAT is encoded by the coding sequence ATGGAGAGCTCCGTCGCCGTCTGCCCCAAGCGCATGCAGTACGGACCCTGCGGCGGCGTCGAGTTCGACGGGCGCTGCGAGGTGGCCGAGCACGCCTGCGTGTTCCTCGACACGCCGACCGTGCGGTGGGCGGGCGGGCCGGTCTCACCGGGGGCGCCGGCCGTGCCCTCGGTGCCTGAGCCCGGGTCCGACATGCGCGGGCTTCTGCGACAGCGGCAGATCGTGGTGGCCGACCTGCCCGCGCGCGCCCTCAGCTCGGCGTCGATCGAGGCGGTGGGCGGGATCCTGCGCGGAACGGTCGACGCGGTCCTGGCGGGCGACTCGGGTGCCGAGCGCGTGCAGTTCTCGCCGGCCTACCGCGCGAGTCTTGTGCAGCGGGCCGGACTCCGGGTCTGGACCGGCCTGAACTGCCGCGACCGCAACCGCGTCGCGCTCGAGGGCGAGCTCGCCGCCCTCGCCGACGCGGGGGTCGCGGCGGTCCACTGCGTCACCGGCGACCACACCGACACCGGGTCGCGGCCCGACGCGCAGCCCGTCTTCGACCTCGACTCGACCCGTCTCGCCGCCCTCGCCCGGGAGGCCGGACACCTCGTGTCCGTCGCCGAGTCGCCGTGCGCGCCGCCGGTCTCCCGCCGGGCCGCCCGTCTGGCCGAGAAGGCGAAGGCGGGGGCGGAGGTGTGTTTCGTGAACCACGCGGGCGGTGCGGCTCCGGTCGCCGCGTTCATCCGGGAGGCGCAGGATCACGGGGCGGCCCTCGCGTTCCTCCCGTGCGTCCCCGTGGTGGTCGACGCGGCCAGCGCCCGGCTGCTCGAGTCGTTCACCACGCTGGTGCTGCCGCCGGGGTACCTGGGTCGGATCCTGCGCGCTCGCGACCCGTTCGCCGAGGGGGTCGCGGCCGCCGTGGAGCTCTCGCAGGAGCTGCTCGCTCTTCACGGGGTGCGCGGCGTGAACCTCTCCGGCGGCGCCGGCCCCGACGGAGCCGAGCGCTTCGCCGAGGCCCTCGCCGCCATCGGCACGGAGCTCGCACCCACGATCGCGACATGA
- a CDS encoding TetR/AcrR family transcriptional regulator, which translates to MSDLSPRALAMEQTRRRILDVALETLGRDPDAGMAEVAAAAAVVRRTVYGYFPTRADLVRTLARQAVDEMSAVLAEVDASAGSPDVAWADFVSRLWPLAHRYRVLIALRRGEFGHEIHALLEPVDASLAALVLRGQDDGSFSRHLPSRVLSQIAFSSVFSVADAGLDDARAGVAAAVVTSLLVLGVPQARARDLAAATA; encoded by the coding sequence ATGAGTGACCTCTCGCCGCGGGCGCTGGCCATGGAGCAGACCCGGCGCCGCATCCTCGACGTCGCCCTCGAGACGCTGGGCCGCGATCCTGACGCCGGCATGGCAGAGGTCGCCGCCGCAGCCGCCGTGGTCCGCCGCACGGTCTACGGCTACTTCCCGACGAGGGCCGACCTCGTCCGGACTCTGGCTCGGCAGGCGGTCGACGAGATGTCCGCGGTGCTCGCAGAGGTCGACGCCTCAGCAGGATCACCCGACGTCGCCTGGGCCGACTTCGTGTCGCGTCTCTGGCCTCTCGCCCACCGCTATCGCGTCCTGATCGCTCTCCGTCGTGGCGAGTTCGGCCACGAGATCCACGCCCTGCTCGAACCCGTCGACGCATCGCTCGCGGCTCTCGTCCTGCGCGGCCAGGACGACGGCTCGTTCTCCCGGCACCTGCCCTCCCGCGTGCTCAGCCAGATCGCGTTCTCGTCCGTGTTCAGCGTCGCGGACGCCGGGCTCGACGATGCCCGCGCGGGGGTCGCCGCCGCGGTCGTCACGAGTCTCCTGGTGCTGGGCGTACCGCAGGCGAGGGCCCGCGATCTGGCCGCGGCGACAGCCTGA